The proteins below are encoded in one region of Fibrella aestuarina BUZ 2:
- the hisG gene encoding ATP phosphoribosyltransferase — protein sequence MASPIRIALQKSGRLSEDSYQLFKACGIRFDYGTGKLKSVSSNFAAEFLFLRDDDIPGYVEDGVADLGIVGENVAVETGRHVTTVHRLGFSKCRLSIAIPRGEAYTDIRDLDGKNIATSYPRLLGTYLAEQGVSAAIHEISGSVEIAPSIGLAEAVCDIVSSGSTLLSNGLKEVETIFRSEAIMIAHPALPAEKQTLLDQLLFRINAVQAAKNNKYIVLNAPNHAIPSIAKLLPGMKAPTVTPLATEGWSSVHSVINENAFWENIEAIRAAGAEGILVVPIEKMIN from the coding sequence ATGGCATCACCTATTCGCATTGCGCTCCAGAAATCGGGGCGGCTGAGCGAAGATTCATATCAACTCTTCAAAGCCTGCGGTATTCGCTTTGACTACGGTACGGGCAAGCTCAAATCGGTTTCGTCTAATTTCGCGGCGGAATTTTTGTTCCTGCGCGACGACGACATCCCCGGGTATGTTGAGGACGGCGTGGCCGACCTCGGTATCGTGGGCGAAAACGTAGCCGTCGAAACGGGCCGGCACGTAACGACCGTTCACCGGCTGGGGTTTTCCAAATGCCGCCTGTCGATCGCCATTCCGCGCGGCGAAGCCTACACCGATATCCGCGACCTGGATGGCAAAAACATCGCTACGTCGTATCCGCGCCTGCTGGGTACGTACCTGGCCGAACAGGGCGTCAGCGCGGCGATTCATGAAATCAGCGGATCCGTCGAGATCGCGCCGAGCATTGGGCTTGCCGAAGCCGTTTGCGACATTGTCAGCTCGGGCAGCACGCTGTTGAGCAATGGGCTCAAAGAGGTAGAAACGATCTTCCGGTCGGAGGCCATCATGATCGCGCACCCGGCCCTGCCCGCCGAGAAGCAGACGCTCCTCGATCAGTTGCTGTTCCGGATCAACGCCGTGCAGGCGGCCAAGAACAATAAATACATTGTGCTGAATGCCCCCAACCACGCGATTCCGTCCATTGCCAAGTTGCTGCCCGGCATGAAGGCCCCCACCGTAACGCCCCTGGCCACGGAAGGCTGGAGCTCGGTGCATTCGGTCATCAACGAAAACGCCTTCTGGGAAAACATCGAAGCCATCCGCGCCGCCGGTGCCGAGGGCATTCTGGTCGTCCCGATTGAGAAAATGATCAATTAA
- a CDS encoding T9SS type A sorting domain-containing protein, with translation MKTRYCFLIVWLLYLMPTWLWAQSITLTNQQFINVCAGSAVSVSFATAGTFDAGNTFRVQLSSDYDQPFVDLPATFSTSSATFTVPASATAGSNYRYRIAASAPKVQSPASAVTFRVSRFAEAVLMAGPADSLLLNPYTARSLAVQFTGGSAYTLTTQNDEVFVGNYDPLLPSSLPVFPAQTTTYALKSVRNACGLGKASGSATIRVNAVAIQSIYSPDSRLCADQPIPIYYSSEKPLPPNSTFEARLYDARNPSQSIPVSVSETASPLMVTIPRTLPPGWSSSYRIYLYSKLAGVAFWYPNSELDEIGREPVTPRLSLSGPASAPFAGETSVVLSYSTAPLGTVMLSDGRQATIAGTGSQKLTIQPTRPTAYSIVDFTNTCRVEPTYGNRTVVVQTAPGFRVDSLSSYTACVGQPITLYYTASAGYNKPLPAQLRIKAGYLAWTTATVTRPGQLTFTAAPSDYSAVTSPTLQLRDAATDSLIMGADLGLLVKTKPVFSLSSRFIVGEEEPGPNVLLGTVMRAGSELMTISLSTGNQYVVSNKYNGVSLPVFVTETTTYSVVATSNECGTDSTRSASTITVRRAAPATPAQIRLESAMLTDPASRSFASRPSLCPGSVYRFSGFTAGTFGADNQFLLEVADSTGNFTAPPVMTSSSVASLSMVLPNPLKPVRVRVSSTNPIVRSNEVVPLNYYTPPNAELTFSLRNGISQANSITLATGLPIELTYKITGGNAPFRYEGLDGTQRQSSFFITLTSRPDSSGVYGIRRLTDACGIDVRRVPTVQVTTEAPDLLTGSVAPVCTGWPVRIPFVWLATPPQSVTYTVQGSIDQFTWHPLPTTSEANAVLTRFPAEWGNQYVYYRILASNNGSTVIGSVNTAVVYGVPTGVLMTGPNQLTSVSLEVGDYAYVSFQNHSINNLLDELTVLNQLTNEATLIRLGTFNRYGITTPGTYSLVSASNQCGYGSGSGAIRVVRKPTLSQFVTNKTAYCAGETVAVTYAAANLTPDNSLSLYLTDGRATKTLLTQTTVASGMYSFSLSPTMTPGSYSLVYESALPVEPLKQVAPFTIQNPLSLTLGPARAVVYADAVPTLPLAVNANAGPYSVTLSAPGGVSALAGTYTSVLPLSRVETGTYTLLAAANQCGVGHVTGSVSVTVLPLATVRIEVDPKATTPFGLLCVGRTYTLPISTSGTFGANNAFTAYLTDSTGATRLTLPTTSKGDMLTITVPANAPVGEGYLLRVGSSEPAHVGASLRNVVQVRATPTAILTGDNTIMKGDSTRLSVSMTGVGPWQLTIADAQGPRSFIATQSPYSLIVRPDTTSGYRLTEVRNSQCGVGTASGTALITVSRLLATEPLAVQIRVWPNPTAGTLQVAGDVPNDGAVQLSLHTLLGTLVQTVGVPARNRQLRHTVDLSQLPSGLYILTAEQQGRSSQFKIVKH, from the coding sequence ATGAAAACACGCTACTGTTTTCTGATTGTGTGGCTACTGTACCTGATGCCAACCTGGCTTTGGGCACAGTCGATAACGCTTACTAATCAACAGTTTATTAACGTGTGCGCCGGTTCAGCAGTGAGCGTATCTTTCGCCACCGCAGGTACGTTTGACGCTGGTAACACGTTTCGAGTGCAGCTGTCGAGCGATTACGATCAGCCGTTTGTTGACCTGCCAGCTACGTTCAGCACCAGTTCAGCCACGTTTACAGTGCCTGCTTCGGCTACGGCTGGCTCGAATTACCGGTATCGGATCGCGGCGAGCGCACCCAAGGTACAAAGCCCCGCCAGCGCCGTCACTTTTCGCGTCAGCCGGTTTGCTGAAGCTGTTCTAATGGCTGGTCCGGCGGATAGTTTGCTTCTGAACCCCTACACCGCCCGGTCTTTAGCCGTGCAATTTACGGGTGGTTCGGCTTATACACTGACTACGCAGAATGATGAGGTATTTGTTGGGAATTATGATCCTTTGCTGCCCAGTTCGTTACCGGTATTTCCAGCTCAGACGACTACCTACGCGCTGAAAAGCGTACGCAATGCCTGTGGGCTAGGGAAAGCTAGCGGTAGCGCGACTATCCGGGTCAACGCGGTGGCTATTCAGTCGATATACAGCCCCGACAGCCGATTGTGTGCTGACCAGCCAATTCCCATTTATTATTCGTCCGAAAAACCACTACCGCCCAACAGTACGTTTGAGGCGCGCCTCTACGATGCCCGCAACCCGAGCCAGTCCATACCCGTTTCGGTGAGCGAAACGGCCAGCCCGCTGATGGTGACCATACCACGGACGCTGCCCCCCGGTTGGTCGTCGAGCTACCGGATTTACCTGTATTCCAAGCTGGCTGGCGTAGCCTTTTGGTATCCCAATTCGGAACTGGATGAAATTGGACGAGAACCGGTTACCCCCCGGCTGTCGTTGTCTGGACCTGCCAGTGCGCCGTTTGCCGGGGAGACGTCGGTGGTGCTCAGCTACTCGACAGCACCGCTCGGAACCGTGATGCTGAGCGATGGGCGACAAGCTACTATCGCTGGCACAGGTTCACAGAAACTTACGATACAACCAACGCGCCCAACCGCCTACAGCATTGTTGACTTTACAAACACCTGCCGGGTGGAGCCTACCTACGGAAATCGAACGGTCGTTGTACAAACGGCTCCTGGTTTCCGGGTCGATTCGCTGTCGAGTTATACGGCCTGCGTTGGTCAGCCGATAACCCTCTATTACACGGCTTCGGCTGGTTATAATAAGCCACTACCGGCTCAGCTACGCATCAAAGCCGGCTATCTGGCGTGGACTACGGCTACGGTTACACGGCCCGGGCAGCTAACATTTACGGCGGCTCCCAGTGATTATTCGGCAGTCACCTCGCCAACATTACAACTGCGCGACGCCGCGACCGATAGCCTGATTATGGGGGCTGATCTGGGTCTTCTGGTCAAAACGAAACCTGTTTTTAGCTTGTCGTCCCGCTTTATTGTCGGCGAGGAAGAGCCGGGCCCGAACGTACTGTTGGGAACGGTGATGCGGGCGGGCAGCGAACTGATGACGATCTCCTTGTCGACGGGGAACCAGTATGTGGTGTCCAACAAATACAATGGCGTATCGCTTCCTGTGTTCGTAACAGAGACCACGACCTACTCGGTGGTCGCGACCAGTAACGAATGTGGCACCGACAGTACCCGATCGGCGTCTACGATCACCGTTCGCAGGGCTGCCCCGGCTACGCCCGCCCAGATCCGGCTGGAATCGGCGATGCTGACCGACCCAGCCAGCCGATCGTTTGCCAGCCGACCATCGCTTTGCCCCGGCAGCGTGTATCGCTTCAGCGGCTTTACAGCCGGTACGTTTGGTGCCGACAATCAGTTTCTGCTTGAGGTAGCCGATAGCACCGGCAACTTTACGGCACCGCCAGTTATGACGAGTTCGTCGGTGGCCTCGTTATCGATGGTGCTACCTAATCCGCTGAAACCAGTTCGGGTGCGCGTGTCGTCAACAAACCCGATTGTCAGGAGCAATGAGGTTGTTCCGCTCAATTACTACACGCCCCCCAACGCGGAGTTGACGTTTAGCCTCCGAAATGGAATTAGTCAGGCAAACTCCATAACCTTGGCGACGGGCCTGCCTATCGAGCTAACGTATAAGATCACGGGCGGAAACGCTCCCTTTCGCTACGAAGGGCTCGACGGTACCCAACGCCAGTCTTCCTTTTTCATCACGCTGACGAGCCGGCCTGACAGTAGCGGGGTATATGGTATCCGCCGGTTGACAGACGCCTGCGGAATCGATGTTCGCCGGGTGCCCACCGTGCAGGTAACGACGGAAGCCCCCGACCTACTGACCGGCAGCGTCGCACCTGTGTGCACCGGATGGCCCGTCCGTATCCCGTTTGTGTGGTTAGCGACGCCTCCCCAGTCGGTCACCTACACCGTGCAGGGGTCGATCGACCAGTTCACCTGGCACCCGTTGCCGACGACGAGCGAAGCCAATGCTGTGTTGACGCGTTTTCCGGCCGAATGGGGCAACCAGTATGTTTATTATCGGATTTTGGCTAGCAACAACGGCTCGACAGTGATCGGGTCAGTCAACACGGCTGTGGTGTATGGTGTGCCGACGGGCGTGCTGATGACCGGTCCTAACCAACTGACCAGCGTCAGCCTGGAAGTGGGTGACTACGCCTATGTTTCGTTTCAGAATCATTCGATAAACAATTTGCTTGATGAGCTTACGGTGCTTAATCAGTTGACTAACGAAGCGACGCTGATCAGGTTGGGTACGTTTAACCGGTATGGTATTACTACACCAGGCACTTATAGCCTTGTCTCAGCATCGAATCAGTGTGGATACGGATCGGGGAGCGGGGCCATTCGGGTTGTTCGGAAACCAACGTTAAGCCAGTTCGTCACTAATAAAACGGCTTACTGCGCGGGGGAAACCGTTGCGGTCACTTATGCGGCAGCCAACCTTACGCCCGACAATTCGCTGTCGTTGTACCTGACCGATGGCCGGGCTACCAAAACGCTGCTAACACAGACTACCGTGGCTTCAGGTATGTATTCGTTTTCGCTAAGCCCGACAATGACGCCCGGCTCGTATTCGCTGGTGTATGAATCGGCCCTACCGGTGGAGCCGTTGAAGCAGGTAGCGCCATTTACCATACAGAACCCGCTCAGTCTCACGCTGGGGCCAGCCCGTGCCGTAGTCTATGCCGACGCCGTCCCGACGTTACCGCTGGCGGTCAATGCCAACGCGGGGCCCTACAGCGTCACCCTCAGTGCACCCGGTGGAGTGTCGGCACTGGCGGGTACGTATACGTCGGTGCTGCCGTTGTCTCGGGTAGAGACAGGTACGTATACGTTGCTGGCAGCAGCAAATCAGTGTGGGGTGGGGCACGTAACAGGCTCGGTGTCGGTTACCGTTTTGCCATTGGCCACCGTGCGTATCGAGGTCGACCCAAAAGCGACTACTCCGTTTGGCCTGTTGTGTGTGGGCAGGACGTACACCTTACCCATTTCGACCAGCGGTACATTTGGGGCCAATAACGCCTTTACCGCCTACCTGACTGACTCGACGGGGGCAACCCGATTGACGCTGCCTACAACGAGTAAAGGCGACATGCTGACGATCACGGTGCCTGCCAATGCACCCGTAGGAGAGGGATATCTGCTGCGGGTAGGAAGCTCCGAACCGGCTCATGTAGGAGCCTCATTGCGTAACGTCGTTCAGGTTCGCGCTACGCCGACGGCTATACTGACGGGTGACAACACGATTATGAAAGGCGATTCGACGCGACTGTCGGTATCGATGACCGGGGTGGGTCCGTGGCAACTCACCATCGCGGATGCACAGGGTCCCCGCTCGTTCATTGCTACTCAGAGCCCGTACAGCCTGATAGTCCGGCCCGACACGACGAGCGGCTACCGACTGACTGAAGTGCGCAATAGCCAATGTGGGGTGGGTACAGCCAGTGGAACCGCCTTGATCACTGTCTCGCGGCTGCTGGCGACTGAGCCGTTGGCCGTGCAGATACGGGTGTGGCCTAACCCCACGGCTGGTACATTGCAGGTGGCGGGCGACGTACCCAACGATGGGGCGGTGCAGCTTTCGCTGCATACCCTGCTGGGTACGTTGGTGCAGACGGTTGGGGTGCCAGCCAGGAACCGTCAACTACGCCATACCGTCGACCTGAGTCAGTTGCCTAGTGGGCTCTACATCCTAACGGCCGAACAGCAGGGGCGCAGTAGTCAGTTTAAGATCGTAAAGCACTGA
- a CDS encoding DEAD/DEAH box helicase — MNYKQATPIQEQAIPLILDGKDLIACAQTGTGKTAAFLIPLLDRIAHANHDHTSTLVLVPTRELAKQIDDQVEGFSYFVSATSIAIYGGGKGDEWDKQRRALETGADIIIATPGRLLAHMQLGYVNFDKLDYLVLDEADKMLDMGFSDDILKIVKILPTKRQTLLFSATMPPKIRSFADRILQQPEEIRLSVSKPAAGIDQQVYLAKDHQKLPLLEHLMGQMDVKSMVLFTSRKSEVNAIVRALAKRGYQAKGISSDLEQEEREIVLREFKNKQLQIIVATDVLSRGIDVDNITHVVNFDVPRDAEDYVHRIGRTARASTTGTAITFVNEADMNKLGRIEKLIERKLDRLSVTEELGLGPAPVAGVRDEPGPFSRSRDGRGRPGAGSDRRAGGRGRDGRRSGGERSPRLEASVSNESAVSATPEANPTVDATTPNEQRTRKRNNRRRGQRPAGEPTAAHATEAGADATVEGAANRPEGSTKPRRKKRRRGPRPEGATVPAPSTTEANAA; from the coding sequence ATGAATTACAAGCAGGCCACCCCTATTCAGGAACAGGCCATCCCGCTCATTCTCGACGGCAAAGACCTGATAGCCTGCGCCCAGACCGGCACCGGCAAGACGGCGGCCTTCCTCATTCCGCTACTCGACCGGATTGCCCACGCCAACCACGACCATACCAGTACGCTCGTGTTGGTGCCTACGCGCGAACTGGCTAAACAGATCGACGATCAGGTGGAAGGGTTTAGCTACTTCGTATCGGCGACCAGCATCGCCATCTATGGCGGCGGGAAAGGCGACGAATGGGACAAGCAACGCCGCGCCCTTGAAACCGGGGCCGACATCATCATCGCCACCCCGGGACGTTTGCTGGCACACATGCAATTGGGCTACGTCAACTTCGACAAGCTCGATTACCTCGTGCTCGATGAAGCCGATAAAATGCTCGACATGGGCTTCTCCGACGATATTTTGAAGATCGTCAAGATTCTGCCCACGAAACGTCAGACGTTGCTGTTCTCGGCTACGATGCCCCCCAAGATTCGCTCGTTTGCCGATCGTATTCTGCAACAGCCCGAAGAAATTCGGCTGTCGGTGTCGAAGCCCGCGGCGGGTATCGATCAGCAGGTGTATCTGGCGAAAGATCACCAGAAACTACCGTTGCTCGAGCACCTCATGGGCCAGATGGACGTGAAGAGCATGGTCTTGTTTACCTCGCGCAAATCGGAAGTGAACGCCATCGTGCGGGCGCTGGCCAAACGGGGCTATCAGGCCAAAGGCATCAGTTCCGATCTGGAACAGGAAGAGCGCGAAATAGTGCTGCGTGAGTTTAAAAACAAGCAGCTTCAGATCATCGTCGCCACCGACGTGCTCTCGCGCGGGATCGATGTGGATAACATCACGCACGTGGTCAACTTCGACGTACCCCGCGACGCCGAAGATTACGTACACCGCATTGGCCGGACGGCCCGCGCTTCAACTACCGGCACGGCGATCACGTTTGTCAACGAGGCCGACATGAACAAACTGGGCCGGATTGAAAAGCTCATTGAGCGCAAACTCGACCGGCTGAGCGTGACCGAAGAACTAGGACTTGGCCCGGCACCCGTGGCGGGCGTCCGCGATGAACCAGGCCCTTTCAGCCGGAGTCGCGATGGTCGTGGTCGTCCAGGAGCGGGATCGGATCGCCGGGCAGGCGGTCGGGGTCGCGACGGTCGGCGATCTGGCGGCGAACGGTCGCCTCGTCTAGAAGCGTCGGTATCAAATGAGAGCGCCGTAAGCGCAACCCCCGAAGCCAACCCGACTGTAGACGCGACAACGCCAAACGAGCAACGTACCCGTAAGCGCAACAACCGCCGTCGGGGCCAACGCCCGGCGGGTGAGCCAACTGCCGCCCACGCTACCGAAGCCGGTGCAGACGCGACGGTGGAAGGAGCCGCTAACCGGCCCGAGGGCTCGACCAAGCCCCGCCGCAAAAAGCGCCGCCGTGGCCCTCGCCCCGAAGGCGCTACCGTGCCTGCGCCGTCTACCACCGAAGCGAACGCTGCGTAA
- a CDS encoding tetratricopeptide repeat protein — MKHLPLLFLLLLTPFFAPAQILNDPAAQQTVTKVLDNAYNYEFTEAGTYLRQLQARYPQSPVVPVLRALILYWQHLPISESRTMTNQYVQQVDAAIKGVEKLIEKDENDPEAIFLGLTAHGYMAMKHNFDNESLKAVGESRKAYVYMKDGFKLMDKNVEFYFSTGLYNYYVERYPIDHPVVKPFMVFFKDGDIGLGLRQMETAAKRALFTRPEANLYLAHIYVKHETNFPKAVEHLDYLVDHYPKNPIFLLRYVEALLLAGRYPEADSALKRLKTMQHKLLPAAINTFEGMLAEKAEKNDAEAARFYQASLKQPVNIAFTQEEHGLAYAGLARIAARANNPTQAKAYYKKTLDITEYKFLIREAKAYR, encoded by the coding sequence TGAACGACCCCGCCGCGCAGCAAACCGTTACCAAAGTACTCGATAACGCCTATAATTACGAATTTACCGAAGCGGGTACGTACCTGCGGCAGCTTCAGGCCCGCTACCCGCAAAGCCCCGTGGTGCCGGTGCTGCGGGCGCTGATTCTGTACTGGCAACACCTGCCCATCAGCGAAAGCCGCACGATGACGAATCAGTATGTGCAACAGGTCGATGCTGCCATCAAGGGGGTGGAGAAGCTGATTGAAAAAGACGAAAACGACCCCGAAGCCATCTTTCTTGGCCTGACCGCCCACGGTTACATGGCCATGAAGCACAATTTCGACAACGAAAGCCTGAAGGCCGTGGGCGAATCGCGGAAAGCGTATGTCTACATGAAAGATGGCTTCAAGCTGATGGACAAAAACGTGGAGTTTTATTTCTCGACGGGCCTCTACAACTACTACGTCGAGCGGTACCCCATCGACCATCCCGTGGTGAAGCCCTTCATGGTGTTTTTCAAGGACGGCGACATTGGGCTGGGACTACGGCAGATGGAAACAGCAGCCAAACGAGCCCTGTTTACCCGCCCCGAAGCCAACCTCTATCTGGCGCACATCTACGTGAAGCACGAGACCAATTTCCCAAAGGCCGTCGAGCACCTCGATTATTTGGTCGACCATTACCCGAAGAACCCCATCTTCCTGCTCAGGTACGTGGAGGCGCTGCTGTTGGCGGGCAGATACCCTGAAGCCGACTCGGCCCTGAAGCGGCTCAAAACCATGCAGCACAAGCTGTTGCCCGCCGCCATCAACACCTTCGAGGGTATGCTAGCCGAAAAAGCCGAAAAGAACGACGCCGAAGCGGCCAGGTTCTATCAGGCTTCGCTGAAACAGCCGGTCAACATTGCGTTCACGCAGGAGGAGCATGGCCTAGCCTACGCAGGCCTTGCCCGGATTGCAGCCCGTGCCAACAACCCCACTCAGGCTAAAGCCTACTACAAAAAAACGCTCGACATAACCGAATACAAGTTCCTGATTCGAGAGGCAAAGGCGTATCGGTAG